CTGCGGCGCATCCAGCAGGGTCGGAACGCCGGAATAGGGCGCCGGACGCCGCCCGCCTTCTGAGAAGATCAGATCCGCAATCCGTTGATATTTCTCGGTAAAAATCGTTCCGCCATCCGCCGCACCAAATTGCGCGCGCAGGCGCTCCAGTTTTTCTACTCGGTTTGTCACAGCTGCACTCCTTGCCTAAAACACAACTTTTCCGCGCCGTCGTTTGTTCGTAAAAGGAGATAAGTAAACAACTTAACTTGCGGAAATCTGCAAGGAACGGGAGCATCTCATGGCTCGCAGGAAGAGCGTCTTTTCCGGCAATGTGACCGAAGCCGATCTTAAACTGATGCGGGTGTTCAAGACGGTGATCGCCTGTTCCGGCCTTTCGGCGGCGCAAGCGGAGTTGGGGGTCGGCGCGTCCACGGTTTCCCGGCAGATCTCCGACCTCGAAACCCGCTTGGGCGTACGCCTGTGCCACCGGGGCCGTGGTGGTTTCTCCCTGACCCAACAGGGCCGCATTGCCGAGGCGCATATCGATCGCCTGCTGTCGGCCGCAGAGGAGTTCGCCACCAATATCGCTGAGCTCAACAAGAGCCTGACCGGTCAAATCAACATCGGCATGATCGACTATACCGTGATCGACCCGCGCAACCCGCTTGTCGCGGCGATCCGCGACTTTCGCCAGATCGCCCCCGCCGTCAATGTCAGCTTGATGACCGGGACCCCGGCCGAGGTCGAGCGCGGCGTTATCGACGGCAGCCTGCACATCGGCATCGTGCCGGACTATCAACGCCACCCGAGCCTGACCTACGAAAACCTCTATAGCGAAGAGGTCGGTCTATATTGTGGCGGTAATCACCCCATATCCCTGCGCTTGCGGAACGGCGACGGTGTGTCCCGCGCGGATGTGGTGAAACACTCTCTCGTACACCGAGGCTATTTCGAGAGTGATCGATTGCGGCAACTGAAGAAGCCCTTCCCGGTGGGCACGATTGCCTATCAAACCGAAGCGGTGATGGCGCTGGTGGGTTTCGGGCTCTATCTCGGGTTCTTCCCCTCCCATTGCACCCAGACCACACAGTTCGAGTTCCAAGAGGTGCTGCCGGAGGAGTTCGGCTTCTCGACGCCCATCATGGCAATCTGGCGATCCGACAGGCACCAATCCCAGATCCTGCAGGAGTTCCTTGACCTCATCGTATCGGGCTAGGGTCTAGACGCCACTTCTGCGCGCTTGCGGTAGGGAAAACAGAGGCCCAATCAAGCGCAACCACGCTCTCGAGCAGGTGCCGGAAGAGATCGATGTCAAAGGACCCACCTCCGATCACTTGTGGGAAGCTGCAAGCAGGGTCGGACGCATAGCTTTTCCCCGTCACGTGAGGTCTCTGACAAGCCGGTCGCTGATCCAAGCTGAGAATAATCCGGTAGAGGTCCACCGCCGGATCGGGAACGGCCGTGGTGTTTCTTGTTCCTAATGCTTCGAACAACCGAAATATCCGCAGCGCTGACCTCCGCCCCCGCCGAGGCTCGCAACCGCAGCGAACGGCAGCTTCGAATGGCAGCGCTGCAGCATGCTGAGATGGTGCCGAAGGTCGGGTCAGGGCCGGAAGTGCCGGACATGCTAGTAGTGACGCCCCCAGGCGGAACGACAACTACCTGCGGATAATTTTGAAAAGGTTTCTGGTCGGGCGAGACCAAGCATATCAGCAGAACAACCTCCTGCGAAGCCCCTCCTGAGCAAATGTGGTTTGCCAAGGGGCGGTCTGCGGGAACAATATTCCAAGATTTCGAGCCACTTTTTGGTTCGCAGAGTTTTTCAACACAATCTGCGCAAAGGTTTCATTCTAGGAATACTTCTTTAGGGTCGAACAAGGCTCTGGTCAGTGGGGTGTCGGCCTCGAGCAACTGGCAGTCTTGAACTCAGTGCCGTCGCGCATCGCCGCGGCGATAGCGCTGGATGCCCGGCAAGCCTTAAAGCCGCGGACAGTCGATCCTAGCCAGGAGCGCTCGAAATGGCAGCTCTCCGCACGCAGATCGAATACTCAGGCATGACTAGGAGCTGCTGTCGACCACGTCATGACCCGCGGGGGTTACCCTTCCCGCAGACGCTCCCAGAAGGCCGATTTCCTCGCATGGGCTTTGCGCAGCGCTTCAAGATAGTCCGCGTGCGACAGATGCATGCCATAATCGAGGATCTCGGCATCCGCGGCAGCACAGTCCATCAAGTGCCGGGCGGCGTGGCCGTAGCGTCCGGAGCGGGCTTTACCCAGCGCGAAGTCGATCATCGCGCCCCACAGCAGCACGGCGGCGAGCGGATGAGTCTGGGCGAGGGCGTCGGCGAGCGGGGTGAGAGTCTCATACACGTCGCCGTCGATCTCCTCGCTGTGGGCCTCGATCAATTCAGCCGCTAGCGGCAGGTCGGGGGCCTGCAGGCAGTAGGCCAGCGCCTTCTCGACGGGTTTGTAGGCGAGGACGATCCGGCGCGCCGCGTCCTCGGCCTCGATGTCCTCGAAGTCGGGCAGCAGCTTGAGGTGGCGGCGCAGCGCCTCGGGGCAGAGGCGGCGCTCGAAGCGGTGCCAGAGCGCGGCCCGCAGGTCGTCCTTGCGGTCGAGCGCCTCGAGGCAGGCGAAATGCGCCTCGTCCAGTTCGGGCGTGTCGAACCACGGATCACCGCTTTCTCCGCGCAGGGCGGCCTCGATCAGGCGCAGCGCGTCCTCGGGGCGGCCCGCCGCCAGCAGCCGGGTCGCGGCGGAGGGGGCGATCGTCGAGTAGGTCAGCTGCTCGGCGGTGTATTGCGCGAGCCAGCTGTCAACGTCGCCCTCGGCATCGGCCACGTCCTGCAAGATCATCTCCGCCGTACGGTTGCGACCGGCGAGGGCGCGCTCGGTGCAGGCATCGCGGTCGGAAATGAAGTCGTAGCGGGCGAGGTCGGCGCCCGTCAGCGGCGCTTCGCAGGCCGCTTCGGCCAGCGCCTTGAGGCGGGACAGGCCGGTGCCACCGAGCGCCTCGGCCAGTGCAGGTACGGCGTGGTCGAAGGCTCCATAGCCTTCGCCCGAGATCGCCTCGAACACGGTATCGGCAAGCGCCACAGGATCCTTGTCCAGCCTCGGCGCAAGCCGTGCGATCGCCGCCATCACCTCGCGCATGACATCGCCGATGGTGCCCCAGCTGTCGTCGGTACGCTCGTGGATGCCGGCGGCGAGCTGCAGTTGCGCCCAGAGAAGGTCGAAGGCCGCGTCTGGGGCATCTGGCGCAATGTGGGTCTCGATTTGCGTCGTCAGCTCCGCCAGTTCCTGCGCCATCTTCTTCTGCGCCTTGCGGGAAATGTAGCTGCGACCGCGGCGGATCGAGGCGAAGCGTTTGCGCACGTCGGCGGTGATCGCTTCTGGCCCCAGATCGGCGGAAAGCGCCATGCGCACCCGCCGCTGGCGTGCCGCGTCACCCTTCACCGCCTCGAGCAGCAGGTCGGCCAGCGTATCGGCGCCCAGTTCAAGGAGGTTCTTCTTGTTCAGCGCCTTGCCTGCCATCGGGAACCTCCTCGTATGCAATAGCCTTGCGCCGGATCATGCGCCCAGCCACGCGCTTTGCAAGCATGCGCTAGATATGGAAAGGGCGCCCAGTGGGCGCCCTACATGTAGTTCCCGGGAAAAACTTAGCCTTCCATGGAAAAAACTCAGGTGTCTCTTACACCCTCAGTGGGTCCACGCCCCGCGCCGGTCCACTGCGAAGTTTTCGGCGTAGCCGCGGGCGCGCAGGTTGGGCTTGCGCTTGTTGGGCTCGTTCACCTGCGCCTCGATGCCGTTCTCGGCGGCATAGGCCAGCGCGGCCTCCTTGCTGTCGAAGGTCAGGCGCACCTGGCTCTGCGTGTCCGACGACGAGGTCCAGCCCATCAGCGGGTCAACCTCGCGCGGCGAGGCGAGGAAGAACTCGAGGATCCAGTTCCTCGTTTTCGCTTGTCCCGAAGACATGGCCGTCTTGGCCGGCTGGTAAATCCGTGCGCGCATGGAATCCCTCCTGACGTTCTCTGGCGTTATCTTGAATTTATGATGGCGGGGCAAGAGATCGCGGTGCGGCAGTGTGGCAAATCTTCGCGAACCCTTGCGTCTTGCTCATAGAAGAGGAACATTCCGTGAAAATGCCACGCCTCCCGACCCGAGTCCCGATCCGCCCGGCACCCGGATCCCCTTGAAAACGCCCTGCCGCGCGACACGTCTTCCAGGCGCCCGGAGATCACCCATGCCCTATGCCCATTCCGACAAATCGACCCCGATGATGCACGCCCCTGCCCCGGATGTCCGGACGCGGGAAAAGCTCGAGGGCGGCATCAGCTTCCGCATGCAGACCGAGTTCTCGCCCGCGGGCGACCAGCCGACGGCGATTGCCGAGCTGGCGCAGGGGGTGCGGGACGGCGAGCGCAGCCAGGTGCTGCTGGGCGCCACCGGCACCGGCAAGACCTTCACCATGGCCAAGATCATCGAGGAGACGCAGCGCCCGGCGATCATCCTCGCGCCCAACAAGACGCTGGCGGCGCAGCTCTACGGCGAGTTCAAGGGCTTCTTCCCGGACAACGCGGTCGAGTATTTCGTGTCCTACTACGACTATTACCAGCCCGAGGCCTACGTGCCGCGCTCGGACACCTATATCGAGAAGGAATCCCAGATCAACGAGCAGATCGACCGGATGCGCCACTCGGCCACCCGCGCGCTGCTCGAGCGCGACGACGTGATCATCGTCGCCTCGGTCTCCTGCATCTACGGCATCGGCTCGGTCGAGACCTACGGCGCGATGACCCAGGATCTGCATGTCGGCAGCGAGTACGACCAGCGCAAGATCATTGCCGACCTCGTGGCGCAGCAGTACCGGCGCAACGATGCTGGCTTCTCGCGCGGGGCGTTCCGGGTGCGGGGGGACAGTCTCGAGGTCTGGCCCGCGCACCTCGAGGACCGGGCGTGGAAGCTGTCGTTCTTCGGCGAGGAACTGGAGAGCATCACCGAGTTCGACCCGCTCACCGGCGAGAAGACCGGCAGCTTCGAGCGGATCCGCGTCTATGCCAACTCGCACTACGTGACGCCCAAGCCGACGATGCAGCAGGCGGTCATCCAGATAAAGAAGGAGCTGCGCCAGCGGCTCGACCAGCTCGTCGCCGAGGGCAAGCTGCTGGAGGCGCAGCGGCTCGAGCAGCGCACCAATTTCGACATCGAGATGCTGGAGGCCACCGGGGTCTGCAACGGCATCGAGAACTACTCGCGCTACCTCACGGGGCGCGCACCGGGCGAGCCGCCGCCCACGCTGTTCGAGTTCATCCCCGACCACGCCATCGTCTTCGCCGACGAGAGCCACGTCTCGGTCCCGCAGATCGGCGCCATGTACAAGGGCGACTACCGGCGCAAGTTCACCCTCGCCGAGCACGGCTTCCGCCTGCCCTCCTGCATGGACAACCGCCCGCTCAAGTTCGAGGAATGGGACGCGATGCGCCCGCAGTCGGTCTTCGTCTCCGCGACCCCGGCGAACTGGGAGCTGGAGCAGGCGGGCGGCGTCTTTGCCGAGCAGGTGATCCGCCCGACCGGCCTGCTGGACCCGATGGTCGAGATCCGCCCGGTGAAGACGCAGGTGGACGATCTTCTCGACGAGATCCGCAAGGTCGCCGCGAACGGCTACCGCACGCTCTGCACCGTGCTGACCAAGCGCATGGCAGAGGACCTGACCGAGTACCTGCACGAGCAGGGCATCAAGGTGCGCTACATGCACTCAGACATCGATACCATCGAACGGATCGAGATCCTGCGCGACCTGCGGCTCGGCGCCTTCGACGTGCTGGTGGGCATCAACCTGCTGCGCGAGGGGCTCGACATTCCCGAATGCGGGCTGGTGGCCATCCTCGACGCTGACAAGGAAGGCTTCCTGCGCTCCGAGACCTCGCTGATCCAGACCATCGGCCGCGCCGCGCGCAACGCCGACGGGCGGGTGATCATGTATGCCGACCGGGTCACCGGCTCGATGGAGCGGGCGCTGGCCGAGACCGAGCGGCGGCGCGAGAAGCAGATGGCCTACAACGTTGAGCACGGCATCACCCCGGCGACGGTGAAGAAGAACGTCGACGACATCCTTGCCGGGCTCTACCAGGGCGACGTGGACATGAACCGCGTGACCGCCACGATCGACCCCAAGCACCAGGGCTCGAACCTCGCGGCGGTGCTGGACGGGCTGCGCACCGACATGCGCAAGGCGGCCGAGAACCTCGAGTTCGAGGAGGCGGCCCGACTGCGCGACGAGATCAAGCGGCTCGAGGCGGTCGACCTCGCGATCCACGACGACCCGCTGGCGCGGCAGTCGGCGGTCGAGGCGGCGTCTGAGGCGGCGGTCAAGACCCGCGGCCGCTCCACCGCGGGACGCCCCGGCCAGCACGGCGGCAACGTGAAGCGGCGCAAGCGCTGAGCCCAAACCTCCGGACATGAAAAAGCCCCTCTCCACGGCCGGTGGAGAGGGGCTTTCCGTTTGGGGCGTCAGCGATCAGCTGTCGTTCTTCTCGTCCGGCGGGGTCACCTTGATGTCGGGCAGGGTGACCTCGGCCTCCTTGGTGTCGACCTCGACGTCGACGTCGGGAACGGTCACGCTTTCGGTCTTGGTGCCGACCTCGACCGAGCCGACCTCGGCATCGACCTCGGGCAGTTCGCCCCCGTCGACCGAGACGTCCACGTCGGGCAGGCGGCCCTCCTTGGTGACGTCGAAATCGATCATGTAGGCCCCGACGCCGATCACGACGGCAGCGGCGGCGACGAGGGCAACGATGGATCCGGTACGCATGTTCAGTTCCCTTCCGTTCTTGTTTCGGCGCGGGTGCGCCGTGATGTTCGGTAAAGGAACCGTGAGACCGGCTTGATGGTTCCGGAAATATTCTCCGGAACCAGCGTGTTAGATTGCGCGTTCAGGCCCCGCGCCAGCGGTCATCCGCAGAACACCCGGAGGATCTGCCCGGCGCTGTCGGTCTCGATGTTCATCCGGTCGGGGCGGAAGTCCATGGTCATCGGCTGGTTCGGCCCGAGGATGCGCAGCTTCTCCCCGGCGGTCAGGCCGAGCTCTCCGACCGGCTGGCCGATGCGGGTCTGGTAGGCGGCGGCGCCGCAGGTGTCGTCCTCGACCTTGGTCTCGGCCTCGCTGCACGCGGCCAGCCCGGCGCAGAGGCCGAGGATCATCGCGATCCGTTGCATCATCGTCCCGTCTCCTTCGCTCGTTGTGTCAGACAGATAGGTCACGCTAACGTGCGTTCCAATGTCCGGCCGCGCCGAATCTCGTGCTCGACCGGTGACTTGTTCGGAGGTAGCCTTTCCCCATGCGCCGTCTGCTCCTCATCTCCCTTCTTGGCCTCGCGGCCTGCGGAACGCCCTACGAGCGTTGCAACAGGGATGCGGCCAATCTCTACAGCAAGGCGATGCAGGAACGGACCGAGATCGCCAAGGATCTGGCGCGCGGCTTCACCTACAGCACCGACTGGGAAACCCGGATGCGCTGGGACGTCTGCGGCTCGCACCACGGCTACCTGCACTATTGCTGGCGCCGCGACACCGAGCCCGTCACTCGTCGCGTTCCGGTCAACCCCGAGGAACTTCACCGCCGCGACGCCGAGCTCGAGGCGCAGCTGCCGCAGTTGCGCCGCGACGCCGCCGCGGGACAGGCCGAGTGCCGCCGCCGCTATCCCGCCGAGGTCGAGGCGGCGGTGCCGCCGCCCGCCTCCGCGGGCTGAGCGGGACCCCCGGGCGGGGTCCCTGCCCTGTCCCTCAGGTGTTCACCTTGCGCAGCTCGGGATGCTGCTTCAGCACCAGTCCGAAGGCGACCATCGCCGCGCCGGTCGACAGCAGCTCGACCGCGAGCAGGACCCCCAGCACCACCGCCGCCGAGGACGGGAAGTTGGTGAAGATCATGATCGCCAGGATCACCGAGATCGCGCCGCTGATGAGCATCAGGAGCTTGTAGCGGCTGTCGGCCACCGAGAAGGCGTAGATCACCTTGGCGACGCCGCTGACCAGGAACATGATCGCCGCGACCATGGTCAGCGAGACCAGGCCCTCGAGCGGATTGGCAAGGAAGCTGATGCCGAGCCAGAGGTAGATGATGGTCATCAGGATCGCGAGCAGCCGCTCCTTCATGCTGGTCACGCGGAAGATGCTGATCGCCTGGATGACGCCGATGATCAGGAAGAACCAGGCGACGATGGTCTGCGCGGCGATCGAGGCGGCGAAGGGGTTGAAGAGCGCGATCACCCCGCCAAGGATGCTCGCGATACCGAGGATAATCCACAAGAGCCAATGCTGCATTTCCAAATTCCCTGAATGTCATCCGACATAGTGTGCCGGTGCCCTGACGGTGCGCCCGGCCCCTCGTTCTGTCAACTATTGGTTAACGCTAGGGAAGTTTGCGCGGCAGCGCCGCGGCCGGGGCGGGCCGCCCCGGCGCGTCGACCCGCTCGGCCAGCAGCAGCGCCAGCCAGCGGGTCTTGTCGAAGCTCGCCAGCACGATCGCGAGGATCGAGGTCAGCGGCACCGCGAGGATCGCGCCCGGGATCCCCCAGAGCGTCGTCCAGAGCGCGAGGGCCAGCAGCACGACGAAGGGGCTGAGGTTGAGCTGCCGCCCGATCAGCCGCGGCTCGATGATGTTGCCGAGCGCGATCTGCACCACGGTCAGCGCCGCGCCGAGCCCGAGCGTCATGCCGATCGAGGCGAACTGCGCCAGCGACAGCGCGACCGGAAAGGCCACCGCCAGCAGCGAGCCGACGTAGGGAATGTAGTTCAGCACCCCGATGACCACCGCCCAGAACAGCGCGAAATCGACGCCGAAGGCCCAGAGGATGCCGTAGGAAATCGTGCCGAGCACCACGTTGATCAGCGTCTTGAAGGCAAGGTAGCGGCTGATCTTCTCGTTGATCGCGCCGACCACCGCCAGCACCCGGGCGCTCTGCTCGGGCGAGCGCAGCCCGGCGGTGAGACGGCGCTGGAAGGAGCGGCGCTCGGCGGTGATGAAGGCGGCGTAGATGATCACCATCAGCACCACCGAGCCGAGGTTGGTGAACCCGCCCAGCACCGCCAGCGAAAAGCGCCTCAGGTTGATCTGGCCGACCGTCTCGTCCGAGATCCGGTCCCAGAGCGCGTCATTCTCGAAGTGGAAGTAGCCCGCGATGCCCTCGACCATGCCGCGCAGGTTTTCCTCGTAGGTGGGGGCCACCGCCATGATCTCGCGCACCGTCGAGGAGACGACCGCGGCCAGAACGAAGACCACCGCCGCGGCGAAGACCAGCAGCAGCAGGCGCAGGACGCCGAGCGGCAGGTGGCCGAGCACCGGCAGGCGGCGCAGCGCGCCCGCCACCGATTCAAGCAGGTAGACGAGGATCGTCGCGGTGACGATGGGAAGCAGGATCGAGCGCCCGAGCACCAGCAGCGTGCCGAAGGCCAGCACGAAGACCGTCGACAGCACCAGCGTCTGGAACGGCGTATCCCTCATCTGCACCTTGTCTCTCCTCCGGCCGGGTCCTGCCGGAGTGGGGACGATGCGGCCGGGGATGTCAACGCGGCAGGCTCAGAGCTGCCCCCCGATCGGCAGGAGCCCGGTCAGCCATGCCGTCGTCGCACGCATGGTGGACAGGATCGGCTCCGAGCGGAACAGCCGCCAGCGGTCGCCGGTGTCGTGCTCGAGCCATTGCATCCTTCCGTCCTCGCCCAGCCGCAGGTGGAAGGCCGCGTCCGGCAGCAGCCCCTTGATCGTGTCGGCCGCGGCCTTGGCGAGTTCCGGGGATTCCACGAGGATGCCCATCTCGGAATTGATCCGCACCGAGCGCGGATCCCAGTTGAACGAGCCGATGAAGAGCAGCTTCTCGTCGAGCACGAAGGCCTTGGCATGCAGCGCCGAGCGCGAGAGGCCAAGCCCCGAGAGCGTCCGGTCGGGGCGCTCCTTCTCGGCCCGCAGCTCCCACAGGTCGACCCCCGCCTCGAGCAGGTCGCGCCGGGAATGGGCGTAATGGGCATAGACCGCCGGCACGTCCGTGGCATCGAGCGAATTGGTCAGAACCGTCACGTTGACGCCCCGCTCCTCGAGCGATTTCAGCAGCGCGGTGCCGGTGTCGCGCGGCACGAAATAGGCCGAGATCACCAGGAACTCGTGCTGCAGGCTGGTCACGTAGGGCAGCATCGAGGCGGCGAAGGTCTCGGAGGCGGGCAGATCGCCCGCCGCCTTTTCCGGCGGGTCGGCCAGCAGCGTGGCGCGGGCGGCGGTCAGCGGCGGACGCTCCCGCTTGAGCTTGGCGACATGCGCGGCAAGCGCTGCGCCATAGGGTGTGGCGAGCGTCTCTTCCCGCAGCTCGGCAAGCCGCGCACGCACGGCGGCAAGGTCCGGTCCATCCTCCTTGGGCGTGATCACCGACGAGGCGGGGATGGCGTAGCGGCTGTTCCAGTAGCGGTCGAAGGTGCTGCTCACCTCGTGCACCACCGGCCCCGCGGCGAGCAGGTCGAGATCGTCGTAATTCGAATCCTCGCGGGCCGAGAAATACTCGTCGCCGATGTTGCGCCCGCCGACGATGGTCACCCGCCCGTCGAAGGTCATCGACTTGTTGTGCATGCGCCGGTTGATGCGCCGGAACTCCAGCAGCGCCGAGAGCGCCTTGCCATGCGCGCGCGAGAAGGGGTTGAACAGCCGCACCTCGATGTTGGGGTGCGTCTCGAGCGCGTGGGTCGCCTCGTCGTAGCCGCGGGTGTCCATGTCGTCGAGCAGCAGCCGCACCCGCACGCCGCGATCCGCCGCGCGCAGCAGCGCGTCGGCAAAGAGCTGGCCCGAGACGTCGTTGTGCAGAAGGTAGTACTGCGCGTCGATGCTGGTCACGGCCACATCCGCGAGCGCCAGCCGCAGCCCGAGCGCATCGATGCCATTGCCGATGATGTAGACCCCGGAGCGCCCGTCGGGGCGCTGCTCCCACTCGCGGGTGCCGCGCGTGAGCGGCGCGGACTCCCCGGCGTTCATCGCCGCCGTGACGGTCCAGGGTCCCTGTGGCGGGGCGCTGGCGCAACCGGCCATCGCGGCAATGGCGAGAAGGGCGCAAAGGAACCGGAACATGGCGGCCTCGCATCATGGGCTCGGGGGTTCAGGCTCGCCGAGGCGGGCCTCGCGAGCAAGCGCCGCGTGACACGAGGGTGTCCGAACGCGGCATTTGCGCCGCAGCCTCGGCGTCGCCACTCCCCGTCCGCGACGTCAGGAAAGCCGCGGGCGCCCCGGGTCCGCGGGCCCTGCGGCAAGCGCGAAGCCGGGCGCCGGTGCAGGCGCGCATGCCGGCCAAGCTCCACAGGTCACAGCAAAAATGCCCCCTGCCCGCTTGCCGTGCGCGCGCGCCCTCAAGC
The window above is part of the Salipiger sp. H15 genome. Proteins encoded here:
- a CDS encoding LysR family transcriptional regulator, whose translation is MARRKSVFSGNVTEADLKLMRVFKTVIACSGLSAAQAELGVGASTVSRQISDLETRLGVRLCHRGRGGFSLTQQGRIAEAHIDRLLSAAEEFATNIAELNKSLTGQINIGMIDYTVIDPRNPLVAAIRDFRQIAPAVNVSLMTGTPAEVERGVIDGSLHIGIVPDYQRHPSLTYENLYSEEVGLYCGGNHPISLRLRNGDGVSRADVVKHSLVHRGYFESDRLRQLKKPFPVGTIAYQTEAVMALVGFGLYLGFFPSHCTQTTQFEFQEVLPEEFGFSTPIMAIWRSDRHQSQILQEFLDLIVSG
- a CDS encoding DUF6880 family protein, which gives rise to MAGKALNKKNLLELGADTLADLLLEAVKGDAARQRRVRMALSADLGPEAITADVRKRFASIRRGRSYISRKAQKKMAQELAELTTQIETHIAPDAPDAAFDLLWAQLQLAAGIHERTDDSWGTIGDVMREVMAAIARLAPRLDKDPVALADTVFEAISGEGYGAFDHAVPALAEALGGTGLSRLKALAEAACEAPLTGADLARYDFISDRDACTERALAGRNRTAEMILQDVADAEGDVDSWLAQYTAEQLTYSTIAPSAATRLLAAGRPEDALRLIEAALRGESGDPWFDTPELDEAHFACLEALDRKDDLRAALWHRFERRLCPEALRRHLKLLPDFEDIEAEDAARRIVLAYKPVEKALAYCLQAPDLPLAAELIEAHSEEIDGDVYETLTPLADALAQTHPLAAVLLWGAMIDFALGKARSGRYGHAARHLMDCAAADAEILDYGMHLSHADYLEALRKAHARKSAFWERLREG
- a CDS encoding ETC complex I subunit; protein product: MRARIYQPAKTAMSSGQAKTRNWILEFFLASPREVDPLMGWTSSSDTQSQVRLTFDSKEAALAYAAENGIEAQVNEPNKRKPNLRARGYAENFAVDRRGAWTH
- the uvrB gene encoding excinuclease ABC subunit UvrB, which translates into the protein MPYAHSDKSTPMMHAPAPDVRTREKLEGGISFRMQTEFSPAGDQPTAIAELAQGVRDGERSQVLLGATGTGKTFTMAKIIEETQRPAIILAPNKTLAAQLYGEFKGFFPDNAVEYFVSYYDYYQPEAYVPRSDTYIEKESQINEQIDRMRHSATRALLERDDVIIVASVSCIYGIGSVETYGAMTQDLHVGSEYDQRKIIADLVAQQYRRNDAGFSRGAFRVRGDSLEVWPAHLEDRAWKLSFFGEELESITEFDPLTGEKTGSFERIRVYANSHYVTPKPTMQQAVIQIKKELRQRLDQLVAEGKLLEAQRLEQRTNFDIEMLEATGVCNGIENYSRYLTGRAPGEPPPTLFEFIPDHAIVFADESHVSVPQIGAMYKGDYRRKFTLAEHGFRLPSCMDNRPLKFEEWDAMRPQSVFVSATPANWELEQAGGVFAEQVIRPTGLLDPMVEIRPVKTQVDDLLDEIRKVAANGYRTLCTVLTKRMAEDLTEYLHEQGIKVRYMHSDIDTIERIEILRDLRLGAFDVLVGINLLREGLDIPECGLVAILDADKEGFLRSETSLIQTIGRAARNADGRVIMYADRVTGSMERALAETERRREKQMAYNVEHGITPATVKKNVDDILAGLYQGDVDMNRVTATIDPKHQGSNLAAVLDGLRTDMRKAAENLEFEEAARLRDEIKRLEAVDLAIHDDPLARQSAVEAASEAAVKTRGRSTAGRPGQHGGNVKRRKR
- a CDS encoding I78 family peptidase inhibitor, translating into MMQRIAMILGLCAGLAACSEAETKVEDDTCGAAAYQTRIGQPVGELGLTAGEKLRILGPNQPMTMDFRPDRMNIETDSAGQILRVFCG
- a CDS encoding excinuclease ABC subunit B, with amino-acid sequence MRRLLLISLLGLAACGTPYERCNRDAANLYSKAMQERTEIAKDLARGFTYSTDWETRMRWDVCGSHHGYLHYCWRRDTEPVTRRVPVNPEELHRRDAELEAQLPQLRRDAAAGQAECRRRYPAEVEAAVPPPASAG
- a CDS encoding DUF308 domain-containing protein — translated: MQHWLLWIILGIASILGGVIALFNPFAASIAAQTIVAWFFLIIGVIQAISIFRVTSMKERLLAILMTIIYLWLGISFLANPLEGLVSLTMVAAIMFLVSGVAKVIYAFSVADSRYKLLMLISGAISVILAIMIFTNFPSSAAVVLGVLLAVELLSTGAAMVAFGLVLKQHPELRKVNT
- a CDS encoding AI-2E family transporter, giving the protein MRDTPFQTLVLSTVFVLAFGTLLVLGRSILLPIVTATILVYLLESVAGALRRLPVLGHLPLGVLRLLLLVFAAAVVFVLAAVVSSTVREIMAVAPTYEENLRGMVEGIAGYFHFENDALWDRISDETVGQINLRRFSLAVLGGFTNLGSVVLMVIIYAAFITAERRSFQRRLTAGLRSPEQSARVLAVVGAINEKISRYLAFKTLINVVLGTISYGILWAFGVDFALFWAVVIGVLNYIPYVGSLLAVAFPVALSLAQFASIGMTLGLGAALTVVQIALGNIIEPRLIGRQLNLSPFVVLLALALWTTLWGIPGAILAVPLTSILAIVLASFDKTRWLALLLAERVDAPGRPAPAAALPRKLP
- a CDS encoding phospholipase D family protein translates to MFRFLCALLAIAAMAGCASAPPQGPWTVTAAMNAGESAPLTRGTREWEQRPDGRSGVYIIGNGIDALGLRLALADVAVTSIDAQYYLLHNDVSGQLFADALLRAADRGVRVRLLLDDMDTRGYDEATHALETHPNIEVRLFNPFSRAHGKALSALLEFRRINRRMHNKSMTFDGRVTIVGGRNIGDEYFSAREDSNYDDLDLLAAGPVVHEVSSTFDRYWNSRYAIPASSVITPKEDGPDLAAVRARLAELREETLATPYGAALAAHVAKLKRERPPLTAARATLLADPPEKAAGDLPASETFAASMLPYVTSLQHEFLVISAYFVPRDTGTALLKSLEERGVNVTVLTNSLDATDVPAVYAHYAHSRRDLLEAGVDLWELRAEKERPDRTLSGLGLSRSALHAKAFVLDEKLLFIGSFNWDPRSVRINSEMGILVESPELAKAAADTIKGLLPDAAFHLRLGEDGRMQWLEHDTGDRWRLFRSEPILSTMRATTAWLTGLLPIGGQL